A stretch of DNA from Pseudomonadota bacterium:
GAGGTCTTTTGAACGACCGCTGTTGGTGAAAGCGGACATTCAATTTTCGATTGCTGAAAATCCTTGTTGGATGACCGCTTTACCACCGAAAGCAGACATTGGGCTAATATTGCCCTGAAGGGCCGCTAACGACCCACAGCGGACATAGGTGACCTGCCCCCAATTCGCCATTCAGCTACTATACTTAGGTCACTTGAACACCGATAAAGCCAAACCCGCCTAAAGACGGGGACGGAAAGCCACGGGTCCTCGCTTCCTCCGAGAAGCCACGGATGACTCCCCGAAGGACCCCAAGATCGCCGGGCTGCCGATACTGTATCGACCGAATAGGTCGCAGGAGGCACCATGAATACCTTACGTTCATCAACTCTTTAACTGACTTTAGCTATAGCTATTATTACGCTCAGTTACGCGAATCTCTCGTCCGCGGAGACGCCCGGCGGCCGCGGATTTGGACGGCTCTTTAACCCCGGCCCCGGACCGGGTAGCTGGATAACCAATCACTACAGTAATCTCACTGGCCAAGTGATAAATGGCCCCGTGAACGACGACAGCGCCGAGGTCATATTCGTGGGAACGATCGCTGGCATCGGTAAGGTCACCGTCGAGCAGAGCGCCGCGTTTACTTTTGCCACATTCGGAGCGGAGGGTGCAGCGCTATGCGGCCTCGTGTACGACAGCAATAACCCCAGAACCCTGGTTCGAATCCACACCCACGCGCGCGTAAGCACACAAGATGTGACCGCTCCGCTTACTCTAATACCAGGCTCCTTTGTCAACGATCCTGGGGGTAAAACGGAGTTCCCATTTACCGCCGACGGTAAGGGCGCCAACTTTCTGACAACTGGTCTTGATGTCGGCACGCACACGCTCACCGGAACTTTCACGGTTACGCAAGAAGGCGGTGCCACCATCACCGGCATCGTCGAAGGCGGCTCGATCTGTATTGTGGCGACGTTTTTTACCGCAGGCGGTCACACTCCAGGCATCTATGATGTCCCCGCCGTTGGCCACGACGATTTTGACCTCACAGTCCAGACCGCGCTCGAGATCACGGGCGGCACGGGCAGATTCGCTGGTGCAAGTGGCACCGGCGTTCTCGTCTACAGCTTTGACACCTTCGATCCCCACGGTCTCCTCAACGCCCACATCGTCCTTGACTTGGACTAGCCGCATCTGGGTTGCTGGCCCATCGCCGATGTAGTAAAGAGCGTGAGCTGGGCTTGCGCAACGCTAACTCAGTCATCGATGCAGGTGAATCAGCATCATTTTTCGCGTCGCCGGCCTTTGGCACACCTCCTTGCCTTTTTTGCCAGCCTTGCAAGGCGGCGCCACGCCGCCTCGTGGTTCGTCCGCGTCGCTCTGACAGTCCGAATCTCAGCTAACAAAAACTCTATTGTCTCGTCGAGTTCTATGGCCACTAGCTTGCAGGTATCTTCGTCGAATTCGCGCTTGCTGGTGCGGGGGTTCTTTCTACGAAGTCGCTTCGCTGTGCACTAGAGCCAAATCATCCCCACTCTACCCCGCCGGCCACTAGGAGCGAGATCAACCTTCTGTTTAGGCTGGCTCTTCGACCGCGGCGGCCGTCTCACCGGTGCTCATGCGCTCCCACCATACACTCAGAGTCCCCATTTGCCAGAGAACTCCTGCTGCGACTATAAGTACAAACAGCGCGAGGAGGAGCTTCCAACGCTTGCGCTTGACGGCGAACGGATCCTTCAGCGAATGTTCGGAGCCCTCGGGGAGCTTGGCGATGCTAGTGAGCGAGGCGCCGAAGGGGAGGTTGATCACGGCGCGCGCATTCACCGCCCAGCCGTTCGCGTCGAGGATGGGAGCCAGGTTGCGTTTGCGCAGGCTCAGATATGCGGCGGCCATCGAGGGTCCGGAGATGGTGAAGAAGAGACCGATGACTGCCAACGGCATCTGCCACCACATGAGGTGCAGAAAGCCTGTCACCGTAGCTACGATCGCGGTGCCGATGGCTCCGATGGCGAGCCCTATAGCAGCGAAGATACCCGCGAACTTGGCCACGTCGAACTGCGGCTCGGCCTCCTCCAGGACAGCGCTGATGCCTTCGGCCGCATCCGCCTCAACTTCCTTTTCCCGAGCGGCTGCAAACCTCTCAACTTGCGCCCCTACCATTCGCCCGAGGCGCCGATACGGCGTCCAGAAGGCCTCGCGGACGCTGATCGGATTCTCAATCACCTTGACGATGGTGGCATGCCAGTCTTGCCCCTGGCGGTCGTAGAAGACACCGTTTCGGCCGACCCGAAGGTTGTTTCCGTCGCCATTAGTGAACGCCGCGGCAATGTTAATCTGCTGCTCGGCACCGTTCTTACGCACGCAACTGCAGTAGGCGAGGTAAGTGCGGCTCAGGGCGGCGAGCCTGGCGTGCTTTTCCACGTCGTCCACCCTCACGCAGAGTTCGCAGCTCCGCCCATCCAGATAGAGGGTACCCGCCTGGAAAATGGCTTTGGTCTCGGGCGTGTAAAAGTCGTGGAACGACACAAAGTTGTTTACGAGGGTGAACAGATCACGATAGTAGCGGATGAGCTTGTCTAACGAGGCAATGGCGTTTGCTTCGGGCTCGAGCGCCTTATCCTTCTCGATCAGCGCGGTTACGGCCGCCTCGCCGCCGCCGGCTAGGATCTCACGCACACGCCCAAGGCCTAGCACGTCGACGACGGCGCCTTCCTTCTCGTTCAACCAGTCCTCGTGGGCCGCGAACTTGCTGCTTATGCTCATCCATTGTTCGTCCTCCACGCAGTCCGTGTCCCCGAACATCGGCCGCACGATCTCGGCGCGCAATTTCGCTACCCTAGCGACCCAGGCTGGGTTTACGCCCTCCTCGAGTGGGAGGGCCCTTCCCGGTGCGATGTGAGCGAGAGGAAAGGCAGCCATCTCTTCCGTTGTGGCCGAAAGCTCCGTCGATAAAAGCGCCTCGTACTGTGCTTCGCGCGGATTTAGCGGCTCAGCCGCCTGCGGGTCGAACTGCGCAAGCCGGCAACGGGTGAAGTAATCGTCCACCTTAGATTTCACGGCTCTGAAGACCGCCGCGGCCGCGGCCGTGGCGTCACCGAACGGGAGAATGTTGTCCCGATCGTTATCCGCCTTCTGCCTCCAGTCCGAGTAGGCCCGGGCCTGCGCAAAGAACTCATCGACTTTTATCTGCGAGACCCCAGGATCGCCGCATCGGTCTTGCTCTGAGCCAACGCACTCCATGATCGCTTCGATCAGGGCCTTAGTCGCCTTATCGTCCGCTGAGGCGAGGGGAATGATCCCGTCGCCGTTAAACTTCGTCTCGTTGAGGTTCCGTTCGATGTCCCCCGTGTCTTCCGGGGTAATTACCGTATCCTCGCCCTTCCCCAGGTTCAGGAGGACCCGTTTCGCCGAAGCAAGCAATTGCCTGCCCTCCTCAGTTCGCTCGTCGATGGCCTCAAGCGGCAAGGAACTCGCCCCTCTAGTGAGGTCATCTGGATCCCGTAAAACAGTACCGGTCCACTGCACTGCGGCGATGATGTCGGGTACACGAATGCGTCCGTCTCCGTCGACGTCAATCAGCTCAAGGGTTTTGGCATCGATTTCCAGCCCGTGGGTGGGGCACCCGAGTGTTGCCCAGAGCTTCTGATCTAGCTGATCTAACGACATCAGGTCCATGCCGGTTTCCAGGCGGACTTGATCGAAACCGCCCAATCGGCTGAAGCGCCACCGGTGTGGACGATACGGGGACTTAGCGCTCTCGGCGCTGTTGGAGGACATATCGGGCCAAGGGCTCTAAACGCGGATGGAAAACCCGCTCTGCCTCCGATTCTACACCTCTCTGTGGCGAATTAAGGCTCGAGCAGCGACGGTGTGTGCGACGAGATCGTGCGGCCGATATCTACTTTGGACGCGGGCAATCAATACTGGCCCAATGAGAAAGGATCAAACAAAAGACCACCGCGAAATGCTGATTGCACTATCAACGGCACGCCGCATAACATGAGAACAATGAGCAAACCACTCGCTTAGCCTGACCGAACATCTGTCCTATTTGTTTGACGACGGACACAAAGCAAAATTCATAACACCAGCGCGCATTTATGAGCGGCTATGCCGCAGCGGCAAGATAGCCGTCCGACTAAGAGAAAGACTCACTATAGTGCTTCCGGCTAATGATGGTTTGAATAATGGAGAAATAGCACAGCAGCTATCGATCAGTGCACATATTGTCGGGCGATGGCGCAACCTGGATTGCCTTTAAAGAAGGGACGAGTGGCAACAATGACGCATGACTACAAGCGTCATGGCACCAGTACATTATTTGCGGCGCTTGATGTCATCACCGGGAGCGTCATTGCTGAGTGCACAAAGAGACACCGGCATCAGGAGTTTCTCATTTTCTTAAAGACGGCGGAAAAACAAACGCCAAAGGACAAAGCGCTTCACGTTATCACGGATAACTACTCCACACATAAACATCAGAAAGTAAATAAATGATTGAAACGGAATAAACGCGTCACGCTGCACTTCATACCGACGAATTCTTCCTGGTTAAACCTGGTTAAACCTGGTTAAACCTGGTTAAACCTGGTTAAACCTGGTTGAGCGGTTTTTTGCTTTGATTGCGGAGAAACAGATCCGTCGAGGTGTGTTCAGCTCCGTGTCAGACTTGGAGAATAAGACCGTGCAATTTATCGAAGCACATAACGAGAACCCCAAACCCCTGGTCTGGACAAAAACAGTAGAAGAAATATTGGCAAAGATAAACCGTGCACGACTCGCGCTCTCAAGTGAATGACTTATTCGTTACACTACACTAGAACAGTTGAGGAAATCTCGGGCAGGATATTGGAATAGCCGTCCGTAATTGCCCATAGTAGCAGGCTGCAATTCCGGGTATTTTGCCCAAAATCTCGACGAAGCCCTGCCAGCTGATGAAGATCTGGCGGATCAGGTCTGGGAGGCTGGGGAGATTGTTGAC
This window harbors:
- a CDS encoding transposase; its protein translation is MAQPGLPLKKGRVATMTHDYKRHGTSTLFAALDVITGSVIAECTKRHRHQEFLIFLKTAEKQTPKDKALHVITDNYSTHKHQKVNK